A stretch of DNA from Ignavibacteriota bacterium:
AGGATTTTGTTCAGCGTTGACATTACGCGGAACGAGTGGGATATTTCGGGCACAATCACAACCGGCAGCAGGAATGGCCTCCCGCAAAAAATGGGAAATAGCGCATCTCGCGCCAGTGCGGCGTTTTCGCAGCGCCGCATGTATCATCACATCGCACCGACTGCGCGCGGTGATCGATCTGGCGCATACGTTCAAGGCCTCACGGGATGTGGAGGATCTGCATCAACTGCGCATCGCCCTTCGCCGGCTCCGTTATCCGCTCGAGACCCTGCTCTCGCAGTTCCGGCGCAAAAGCGTGCTGCGTTTCATCGACGAACTGAACATGCTGCAGGACGCCGCTGGCGCGGCGCGCGATCTCGACGTCCTGATGGAGCGGCTGACACGTTCGAACAACGAGCAGCACTGGCAATTACGGCGCATCGTGTTTCTCGATCTCGAGGCGGAGCGGCGCGCGGCATACGCAGCAGCGCTGGACGCCATCGACATGTTTCTCGTGAGTCCCATGTTGTACGATTTCAAAACCGGGATCGAATTCGAGCGGCACGATCCCGCTGTCGCAACGTCCGATCCTTACGACGACGCCGGGGAGTCCGACAACACTCCCGACGACGCGCCCGAGGGTGCCGCGTCGGAACCCGACTCAACCATTCCCGATCAATCGCCCGTACACAGCGCGGCCGCATCGCCGCGCAACGACGGGAAGCACGACGGAGGTCGCCATGTTACAGAACATCTCCCGCATACTCATTCCGATCGACTTTTCTGACGCGTCAAAAAACACGTTGAAACACGGCGTGGCCTTTGCGGAGCGGTTTCACGCCGAAGTGCTTCTCGTCTATGTCATCGAGCCGGTGATCTTCCCCGCCGATTTCAGTTTCGGACAGGTGGCGGTGCCGTCGATGGAGAGTGAGTTCCGCATGCGCGGCGAGGACAATCTCGCGCGGCTGCTTGAAAACGAGGTGCTGCCGCGCACGACCGGACGCGCACTCGTACGCATGGGCAAAC
This window harbors:
- a CDS encoding universal stress protein translates to MLQNISRILIPIDFSDASKNTLKHGVAFAERFHAEVLLVYVIEPVIFPADFSFGQVAVPSMESEFRMRGEDNLARLLENEVLPRTTGRALVRMGKPFVEINRAAREEQADLIIIGTHGHTGIEHVLFGSTAEKVVRKAPCPVLVLREQDWRADG
- a CDS encoding CHAD domain-containing protein; translated protein: MASRKKWEIAHLAPVRRFRSAACIITSHRLRAVIDLAHTFKASRDVEDLHQLRIALRRLRYPLETLLSQFRRKSVLRFIDELNMLQDAAGAARDLDVLMERLTRSNNEQHWQLRRIVFLDLEAERRAAYAAALDAIDMFLVSPMLYDFKTGIEFERHDPAVATSDPYDDAGESDNTPDDAPEGAASEPDSTIPDQSPVHSAAASPRNDGKHDGGRHVTEHLPHTHSDRLF